In the genome of Paracoccus tegillarcae, one region contains:
- a CDS encoding TetR/AcrR family transcriptional regulator has protein sequence MTAASKRRMQTASRIHVAAIQLAERDGLSNLTTEAIAREAGVSPRTFFNYYPYKEAAIAGPPKDYPQVASDDFVASKGRLIDDLAVLIAAHLSRFVDQRQQFATVLRLAETDAKLAALEQSALLERHSLMEQMLRKRLSSHDARLAPILAAAIISATRQAVLEWAAGRSDDLVALAIENIGMIGDAGDLLSQKPVA, from the coding sequence ATGACCGCCGCCAGCAAGCGTCGCATGCAAACCGCAAGCCGGATTCATGTGGCGGCGATCCAACTCGCCGAGCGCGACGGCCTGTCCAATCTGACGACCGAGGCCATCGCCCGAGAGGCCGGCGTCAGCCCCCGCACCTTTTTCAACTATTACCCGTATAAAGAAGCCGCAATCGCCGGCCCACCCAAGGATTACCCGCAGGTCGCGTCGGATGATTTTGTCGCGTCCAAAGGGCGGTTGATCGACGATCTTGCCGTACTGATCGCGGCGCATCTTTCACGCTTTGTCGATCAGCGACAGCAGTTCGCAACGGTTTTACGTCTGGCCGAGACCGATGCCAAACTGGCCGCACTGGAACAGTCGGCATTGCTGGAGCGCCATTCACTGATGGAACAGATGCTGCGCAAGCGGCTGTCCAGCCACGATGCGCGGCTGGCCCCGATTCTGGCGGCTGCGATCATTTCCGCCACGCGTCAGGCGGTGCTGGAATGGGCGGCGGGTCGCAGCGATGATCTGGTCGCCCTCGCCATCGAGAATATCGGCATGATCGGCGATGCCGGTGATCTGCTTTCGCAGAAGCCGGTCGCCTGA
- a CDS encoding TAXI family TRAP transporter solute-binding subunit: protein MRRLAFIAPCIAWLALWPTSAALAQDRAGETGPADPQVQLFRIATGETSATYYAIGSEIAAAISNPPGGARCDEGGDCGVPGLLAAALAAEGSVSNIAALRDGAIESGFAQADIAYAAQIGAPGWRGSAQVPGLRAIASLYPEAVHLIVRGDAEIETITDLEGKRVSISQPGSGTQIDAQLVLQAAGLPDNRLKISELTTDEAVRELRAGQLDAFFMVGGWPVAGLTSLAGQADVKLLPIEGALADRLIARHPFFRRETLPARTYPGQKDPIQTVSVAALWLTMADQPDQIIHDITRVLWNDYTQDRLHQGHYAARAISRDAALEGITVPLHPGAARYYRGAGLLADQPVQP, encoded by the coding sequence ATGCGCCGTCTTGCCTTCATAGCACCTTGTATTGCTTGGCTTGCTCTATGGCCGACAAGTGCTGCCTTGGCCCAAGACCGCGCGGGCGAAACGGGTCCTGCAGATCCCCAGGTCCAGCTTTTCCGCATCGCAACGGGTGAAACCAGCGCAACCTACTATGCGATCGGCAGCGAGATCGCGGCGGCCATTTCCAACCCGCCCGGCGGCGCGCGCTGCGATGAGGGGGGCGATTGCGGCGTTCCCGGCCTGTTGGCGGCCGCACTCGCTGCGGAAGGATCTGTCAGCAACATCGCGGCGCTACGTGACGGCGCGATCGAATCCGGCTTTGCACAGGCTGATATCGCTTATGCAGCGCAAATCGGCGCGCCGGGATGGCGGGGGTCGGCGCAGGTCCCTGGTCTGAGGGCCATTGCATCGCTTTATCCCGAAGCCGTCCATCTGATTGTGCGCGGCGACGCCGAAATCGAGACGATCACTGACCTCGAGGGCAAGCGGGTCTCGATCAGCCAGCCGGGTTCAGGAACCCAGATCGACGCGCAACTTGTTTTGCAAGCCGCAGGTTTGCCAGATAATCGTTTGAAAATAAGCGAATTAACCACCGACGAGGCCGTGCGCGAATTGCGGGCGGGCCAGTTGGACGCGTTCTTCATGGTGGGCGGCTGGCCGGTCGCCGGCCTGACCTCCCTGGCGGGACAGGCCGATGTGAAGCTGCTGCCCATCGAAGGCGCATTGGCTGACCGGCTGATCGCGCGGCACCCGTTCTTTCGGCGTGAAACACTGCCTGCGCGCACCTATCCGGGGCAAAAAGACCCGATCCAAACCGTTTCGGTTGCCGCGCTGTGGCTGACAATGGCGGATCAGCCTGATCAGATCATCCACGATATCACGCGCGTGCTGTGGAATGACTATACTCAGGACCGGCTGCATCAGGGCCATTACGCGGCCCGTGCCATTTCGCGCGACGCGGCACTGGAGGGCATCACTGTCCCGCTGCATCCAGGGGCGGCCAGATATTATCGCGGTGCCGGTCTGCTGGCGGATCAACCCGTGCAGCCATGA
- a CDS encoding TetR family transcriptional regulator C-terminal domain-containing protein: MILEGALTVFSAQGFRGATIDQVAEAAGLSKPNVLYYFASKEDIYRSLLTGLLDMWLDPMRMIDPNGEPLAEIQRYVAAKLQMSRDYPRESRLFANEVLQGAPLLNEILGGQLRDMVDDKAGIFNGWIEAGRLAKVDPRHLIFSIWALTQHYADFETQVRAILGEEHDPYAEAQQFLSTLYDRLLAPDRG, translated from the coding sequence ATGATCCTGGAAGGTGCGCTGACGGTGTTTTCAGCGCAGGGCTTTCGCGGTGCAACGATTGATCAGGTGGCCGAGGCGGCCGGGCTGTCCAAGCCGAACGTTCTGTATTATTTCGCCAGCAAGGAAGATATCTATCGCAGCCTGCTGACCGGCCTGCTGGATATGTGGCTGGACCCGATGCGGATGATCGATCCGAACGGGGAACCGCTGGCCGAGATACAGCGCTATGTCGCGGCCAAGCTGCAGATGTCGCGTGATTACCCGCGCGAAAGCAGGCTTTTCGCCAATGAGGTCCTGCAGGGCGCGCCGCTGCTAAATGAGATCTTGGGCGGCCAATTGCGCGATATGGTTGATGACAAGGCCGGCATCTTCAACGGCTGGATAGAGGCGGGGCGCCTGGCAAAGGTGGATCCACGGCATCTGATCTTTTCGATCTGGGCGCTGACCCAGCACTATGCGGACTTCGAGACGCAGGTGCGGGCAATACTGGGCGAAGAGCATGATCCCTATGCCGAGGCGCAGCAGTTCCTGTCAACGCTCTACGACCGGCTGCTGGCCCCTGACCGGGGCTGA
- a CDS encoding aspartate aminotransferase family protein, with product MALDRKPAPNDLGAFWMPFTSNRQFKSAPRMLVSAKDMHYTSADGRQILDGTAGLWCCNAGHGRPKITAAVQDQVETLDYAPAFQMGHPLAFELANRLVNLAPDGIDHVFYCNSGSEAVDTALKIALAYHRARGDAARTRLIGRERGYHGVGFGGISVGGIVNNRRFFGSLLAGVDHLPHTHLAENAYTKGQPDHGAHLADELERIVALHGAETIAAVIVEPMAGSTGVLMPPKGYLKRLREITKKHGILLIFDEVITGFGRLGSPFAAQHFDVTPDMITCAKGLTNGVIPMGAVLVSAEIHDAFMTGPEHVIELFHGYTYSGNPVACAAGIATLDTYAEDGLLTRAADLDSYWQEALHGLRGLPHVIDIRNMGLIGAVELQGIEGEPGKRAFDVFVRAYEAGILIRVTGDIIAMSPPLIISREQIDELIGTLAEVLKATA from the coding sequence ATGGCTCTGGACCGTAAACCCGCCCCCAACGACCTTGGCGCCTTTTGGATGCCGTTCACCTCGAACAGGCAGTTCAAATCGGCGCCGCGCATGTTGGTGAGCGCCAAGGATATGCATTACACATCCGCCGACGGGCGGCAAATACTGGACGGCACGGCAGGGTTGTGGTGTTGCAATGCGGGCCACGGGCGCCCGAAAATTACCGCGGCGGTGCAGGATCAGGTCGAGACGCTGGATTATGCCCCGGCGTTCCAGATGGGGCATCCGCTGGCATTCGAGCTTGCCAACCGTCTGGTCAATTTGGCACCTGACGGGATTGACCATGTATTTTACTGCAATTCTGGATCAGAGGCCGTTGATACAGCACTGAAAATCGCGCTTGCCTATCACCGCGCACGCGGCGATGCCGCCCGCACCCGCCTGATCGGGCGCGAGCGTGGCTATCATGGTGTTGGCTTCGGTGGGATCTCTGTCGGCGGTATCGTGAACAACCGCCGCTTTTTCGGCAGCCTTCTGGCCGGCGTCGATCACCTGCCCCACACCCATCTGGCCGAGAACGCCTATACCAAGGGTCAGCCAGACCACGGCGCGCATCTGGCCGATGAGTTGGAACGCATCGTCGCGCTGCACGGCGCCGAGACCATCGCCGCCGTGATTGTCGAGCCGATGGCAGGCTCGACCGGTGTGCTTATGCCGCCCAAGGGCTATCTGAAACGCCTGCGCGAAATCACCAAAAAGCATGGCATCCTGCTGATCTTTGATGAGGTCATCACCGGCTTTGGCCGCCTGGGCAGCCCGTTTGCCGCCCAGCATTTCGACGTGACGCCCGATATGATCACCTGCGCCAAGGGCCTGACCAATGGGGTGATCCCGATGGGTGCTGTGCTGGTCAGCGCCGAGATCCACGACGCCTTCATGACCGGTCCTGAGCATGTGATCGAACTGTTCCACGGCTACACCTATTCCGGCAACCCGGTCGCCTGCGCCGCCGGCATCGCCACGCTGGACACCTATGCCGAGGATGGGTTGCTGACCCGTGCCGCCGATCTGGACAGCTATTGGCAAGAGGCATTGCACGGTTTGCGCGGTCTGCCGCATGTGATCGACATCCGCAATATGGGCCTGATCGGTGCGGTCGAGTTGCAAGGGATCGAGGGCGAACCGGGCAAGCGCGCCTTTGACGTCTTTGTCCGCGCCTACGAGGCCGGCATCCTGATCCGCGTGACCGGCGATATCATCGCCATGTCGCCGCCTTTGATCATCAGCCGCGAGCAGATCGACGAATTGATCGGCACTCTGGCCGAAGTGCTCAAGGCAACCGCTTGA
- a CDS encoding cupin domain-containing protein yields MQGCRATTQYEDQRVRVTRYDFDPGGQTGWHVHQMEYVIVTLTDCPLRLELPGGETRESMIAAGESYSRPKGTEHNVINSGDAAMAFVEVELK; encoded by the coding sequence ATGCAGGGTTGTCGCGCCACGACGCAATATGAAGATCAGCGGGTGCGCGTCACCCGCTATGACTTTGATCCCGGGGGACAAACCGGCTGGCACGTCCATCAGATGGAATACGTTATCGTGACGCTGACGGATTGCCCTTTGCGGCTTGAATTGCCCGGCGGCGAGACACGCGAGAGCATGATTGCGGCCGGCGAAAGCTATAGCCGGCCCAAGGGAACCGAACACAATGTGATCAATTCGGGCGACGCAGCCATGGCCTTTGTCGAGGTCGAATTGAAATAA
- a CDS encoding Zn-dependent hydrolase — MADAPAANMKTNPDRLWDSLMEMAKIGPGIAGGNNRQTLTDDDATGRALFQTWCEAEGMTMGVDRMGNMFMRFEGENPDLDPVYIGSHLDTQPTGGKYDGVLGVLAGLEVVRSIKDMGLRTRRPIVVVNWTNEEGTRFAPAMLASGVYAGMHDEDYANSREDAEGRKFGEELDRIGWRGDEDVGGRPMHAMFEYHIEQGPILEAEDTRIGVVTHGQGLWWLQVTLTGKDAHTGSTPMNMRVNAGLGMARIIEAVHQIAMDHQPNAVGAVGQANVYPNSRNVIPGKAVFTIDFRSPDLEKLTSMRTRLETEAPQIAADLSLEIEIEPVGHFDPVTFDAGLAQSLRDASDRLGYSHMDIVSGAGHDACWINRVAPTVMIMCPCVDGLSHNEAEEISPEWASAGADVLLHAVLEAAEVVR; from the coding sequence ATGGCCGACGCCCCCGCCGCCAATATGAAAACCAACCCCGACCGGCTGTGGGACAGCCTGATGGAGATGGCCAAGATCGGCCCCGGCATCGCTGGCGGCAATAACCGCCAGACCCTGACCGATGACGATGCTACAGGCCGCGCGCTGTTCCAGACATGGTGCGAGGCCGAGGGCATGACCATGGGTGTCGACCGGATGGGCAATATGTTCATGCGGTTCGAAGGCGAAAATCCCGATCTGGACCCGGTCTATATCGGCAGCCATCTGGACACCCAGCCAACGGGTGGCAAATATGATGGCGTGCTGGGCGTGCTGGCGGGGCTAGAGGTCGTGCGCTCGATCAAGGATATGGGCCTGCGAACGAGGCGGCCCATCGTGGTGGTGAACTGGACCAATGAAGAAGGTACACGCTTCGCCCCCGCCATGCTGGCCAGCGGCGTCTATGCCGGGATGCATGACGAAGACTACGCGAACAGCCGCGAGGATGCCGAGGGCAGGAAATTCGGTGAGGAACTGGACAGGATCGGCTGGCGCGGTGACGAAGATGTGGGCGGTCGACCCATGCATGCGATGTTCGAATATCACATTGAACAGGGCCCTATTTTGGAAGCCGAGGATACCCGGATCGGCGTTGTCACTCATGGTCAGGGGCTGTGGTGGCTGCAGGTCACGTTGACCGGCAAGGACGCGCATACCGGGTCAACGCCCATGAACATGCGGGTCAATGCAGGGCTTGGCATGGCCCGGATAATCGAGGCGGTGCACCAGATCGCGATGGATCATCAGCCAAATGCCGTGGGCGCGGTGGGTCAGGCGAATGTCTATCCCAATTCCCGCAACGTAATCCCCGGCAAGGCCGTTTTCACCATCGACTTCCGCAGCCCCGATCTTGAGAAGCTGACTTCGATGCGCACGCGGCTGGAAACCGAAGCCCCGCAGATCGCGGCCGATCTGAGCCTGGAAATCGAGATCGAACCGGTCGGCCATTTCGACCCGGTGACCTTCGACGCTGGTCTGGCGCAATCGCTGCGTGATGCCTCCGACCGCCTGGGCTATTCCCACATGGATATCGTCAGCGGCGCAGGCCACGACGCCTGCTGGATCAACCGCGTCGCCCCCACCGTGATGATCATGTGCCCCTGCGTGGACGGGCTGTCACATAACGAGGCCGAAGAAATCTCGCCGGAATGGGCGAGTGCGGGAGCTGATGTGCTGCTGCATGCGGTGCTGGAAGCGGCCGAGGTGGTGCGCTGA
- the hydA gene encoding dihydropyrimidinase, protein MSTVIRNGTIVTADLTYKADVLIEGGKITAIGENLTGDTQLDATGCYVMPGGIDPHTHLEMPFMGTYSADDFESGTRAALAGGTTMVVDFALPSPQQGLLDALQMWDNKSGRAHCDYSYHMAVTWWGQQVFDEMAEVVKRGITTFKHFMAYKGALMVNDDELFASFRRVGDLGGIAMVHAENGDVVAELSARLLAEGNTGPEAHAYSRPPQVEGEATNRAIMVADMAGVPLYVVHTSCEDSHEAIRRARQQGKRVWGEPLIQHLTLDDSEYFNKDWDHAARRVMSPPFRDKRNQDSLWAGLQSGSLSVVATDHCAFTTEQKRTGVDDFTKIPNGTGGLEDRMPMLWTHGVNTGRLTPNEFVAITSTNIAKILNVYPRKGAVLVGSDADLVVWDPKTEKTITAGSQQSAIDYNVFEGQKVKGLPRFTLTRGVVAVTEGKVDSREGHGEFVAREPNTQVNRALSQWKELTAPRPIERSGIPATGV, encoded by the coding sequence ATGAGCACGGTAATTCGAAACGGAACCATCGTCACCGCCGATCTGACCTATAAGGCCGACGTTCTGATCGAGGGCGGCAAGATCACCGCGATTGGCGAGAACCTGACCGGCGACACGCAACTGGACGCGACCGGATGCTATGTCATGCCGGGCGGAATTGATCCGCATACGCATCTGGAGATGCCCTTCATGGGCACCTATTCCGCCGATGATTTTGAAAGCGGCACCCGCGCGGCGCTGGCCGGTGGCACGACGATGGTGGTCGATTTCGCCCTGCCGTCGCCCCAGCAAGGGCTGCTGGATGCGTTGCAGATGTGGGACAATAAATCGGGCCGCGCCCATTGCGACTATTCCTATCACATGGCGGTCACCTGGTGGGGGCAGCAGGTGTTTGACGAGATGGCAGAGGTCGTCAAACGCGGCATCACCACCTTCAAGCATTTCATGGCCTATAAGGGCGCGCTGATGGTGAATGACGACGAACTCTTCGCCAGCTTCCGCCGGGTGGGCGATCTGGGCGGGATCGCGATGGTTCATGCCGAGAATGGCGATGTGGTGGCCGAACTGTCCGCCCGTCTGCTGGCCGAGGGCAATACCGGCCCCGAAGCGCATGCCTATTCCCGCCCGCCGCAGGTCGAGGGCGAAGCCACGAACCGCGCGATCATGGTGGCCGATATGGCCGGCGTGCCGCTGTATGTGGTCCATACCAGTTGCGAGGACAGCCACGAGGCGATCCGCCGCGCGCGTCAACAGGGCAAGCGCGTCTGGGGCGAACCCTTGATCCAGCATCTGACGCTGGATGACAGCGAATATTTCAACAAGGATTGGGACCACGCCGCGCGGCGCGTCATGTCTCCGCCATTCCGTGACAAGCGCAATCAGGACAGCCTCTGGGCGGGTCTGCAATCGGGCAGCCTGTCGGTGGTCGCGACCGATCATTGCGCCTTTACGACCGAACAGAAACGCACCGGCGTCGACGATTTCACCAAGATTCCGAATGGCACCGGCGGGCTTGAGGATCGGATGCCGATGCTGTGGACGCATGGGGTGAATACCGGGCGGCTGACGCCGAATGAATTTGTCGCCATCACCTCGACCAATATCGCCAAGATCCTGAACGTCTATCCACGGAAGGGTGCGGTGCTGGTCGGCAGCGATGCCGATCTGGTGGTCTGGGATCCGAAGACCGAAAAGACGATCACCGCAGGAAGCCAGCAATCCGCCATTGATTACAATGTGTTCGAGGGCCAGAAGGTCAAGGGACTGCCACGCTTTACCCTGACGCGCGGCGTGGTCGCTGTGACCGAGGGCAAAGTCGATAGCCGTGAAGGTCACGGCGAGTTTGTTGCGCGAGAACCGAACACTCAGGTCAATCGCGCCCTGTCGCAATGGAAGGAACTGACCGCGCCGAGGCCGATAGAACGGTCAGGTATACCCGCAACGGGGGTTTGA
- a CDS encoding ABC transporter ATP-binding protein — MTEPVVTADKIDLTFQTADGPVHALKGVNLTINQGDFVSFIGPSGCGKTTFLRTIAALETPTGGTMTVNGMSADEARRARAYGYVFQAPGLYPWRTISGNISLPLEIMGFSKSDRKQRVDRVMDLVELSGFGGKFPWQLSGGMQQRASIARSLAFDADILLMDEPFGALDEIVRDRLNEALLELWRKTRKTIGFVTHSIPEAVYLSTRIVVMSPRPGRITRIIESTLPDERPLDIRDTPEFIALAHEVREGLREGHSYD, encoded by the coding sequence ATGACTGAGCCCGTCGTCACCGCTGACAAGATCGACCTGACCTTTCAGACCGCCGATGGCCCGGTCCATGCGCTGAAAGGCGTCAATCTGACCATCAATCAGGGCGATTTCGTCAGCTTTATCGGTCCTTCAGGCTGCGGCAAGACTACTTTTCTGCGCACCATCGCCGCGTTGGAAACGCCGACCGGCGGCACCATGACCGTCAATGGAATGAGCGCGGATGAGGCGCGGCGCGCCCGTGCCTATGGCTATGTCTTTCAGGCACCGGGCCTGTATCCTTGGCGCACGATTTCGGGGAACATATCTCTGCCGCTTGAAATCATGGGGTTTTCCAAATCTGACCGCAAGCAGCGGGTCGACCGCGTGATGGATCTGGTCGAACTGTCCGGCTTTGGCGGCAAGTTTCCGTGGCAGTTGTCGGGCGGGATGCAGCAGCGCGCCAGTATCGCGCGCTCGCTCGCCTTTGACGCAGATATCCTGCTGATGGATGAGCCTTTTGGCGCGCTTGATGAGATTGTCCGCGACCGCCTGAACGAGGCGCTGCTGGAACTGTGGAGGAAAACCCGAAAAACCATTGGTTTTGTGACACATTCCATCCCCGAGGCCGTCTATCTTTCGACCCGCATCGTCGTCATGTCACCGCGCCCCGGTCGTATCACCAGGATCATCGAAAGCACCCTGCCCGACGAGCGCCCGCTGGATATTCGCGATACGCCGGAATTCATCGCATTGGCCCATGAGGTCCGCGAGGGCCTGCGCGAGGGGCACAGCTATGACTGA
- a CDS encoding ABC transporter permease has translation MSRVLPVLTVIAAIILVWYVAAIGMNAQWAKDQAARADTTLTTGELIADTLSQDRPVLPAPHQVAAGLWDGLAGQKITSRRSLVYHAWITLSATMAGFAIGSLAGIVLAVGITHSKVMDQSVMPWAVASQTVPILAIAPMVIVVFASVGVTGLLPKAMISAWLSFFPVLVGMVKGLRTPDAMQLDLMRSWSATRSQAFWRLRLPSSMPFLFASLKIAVAAALVGTIVGELPAGATSGLGARLLSGSYYGQTVQIWSALFTAAALAAGLVMLIGWIERMTLRRMGLAK, from the coding sequence ATGAGCCGCGTCCTGCCCGTTCTGACTGTCATCGCTGCGATCATCCTGGTCTGGTATGTCGCGGCAATCGGCATGAACGCGCAATGGGCAAAGGATCAGGCGGCGCGCGCGGATACGACGCTGACCACCGGCGAACTGATCGCTGATACGCTGTCTCAGGATCGGCCTGTTCTGCCCGCGCCTCATCAGGTGGCGGCCGGGTTATGGGATGGATTGGCCGGGCAAAAGATCACCTCGCGCAGATCGCTGGTGTATCATGCCTGGATCACGCTAAGCGCGACGATGGCAGGCTTTGCCATTGGCAGTCTGGCGGGGATTGTGCTGGCCGTCGGCATCACCCATAGCAAGGTCATGGATCAATCGGTCATGCCCTGGGCGGTGGCCAGCCAGACCGTGCCCATTCTGGCCATTGCGCCGATGGTGATCGTGGTCTTTGCCAGCGTGGGCGTCACCGGGTTGTTGCCCAAGGCTATGATATCCGCGTGGCTCAGTTTCTTTCCCGTGCTGGTCGGCATGGTCAAGGGGTTGCGTACGCCTGATGCGATGCAGCTTGATCTGATGCGATCCTGGAGCGCGACCAGAAGCCAGGCTTTTTGGCGGTTGCGGCTGCCATCCTCGATGCCGTTCCTTTTTGCCAGTCTGAAGATCGCGGTGGCAGCGGCATTGGTGGGCACAATCGTCGGGGAACTGCCCGCTGGTGCAACCTCAGGCCTGGGCGCGCGACTGCTGTCGGGCAGCTACTACGGACAGACGGTGCAGATCTGGTCGGCGTTGTTCACAGCAGCGGCGCTGGCGGCGGGATTGGTCATGCTGATCGGCTGGATCGAGCGAATGACCCTGCGCCGCATGGGGTTGGCCAAATGA
- a CDS encoding ABC transporter permease produces MTALPIIAVWLSAWGLNAWLARFDTRLTRLLVALIFGATILILWEMIVRAYGVPSVILPAPSQIWASFMANTSILWVDFVQTILKGALTGWVMGALAAIATAILIDRSPFLQRGLLPIANFVAALPIVGIAPILVMWFGFDWQSKAAVVVVMVFFPILVNMVAGLAATDAMQRDLMATWSAGYWQSLWKMRMPAAMPFLFNGLKITTTLALIGAIVAEFFGSPTRGMGFRISTAVGQLDLPLVWAEILVAAIAGSLFYGIVALIEKRVTFWHPSQRK; encoded by the coding sequence ATGACCGCCTTGCCGATCATCGCGGTCTGGCTGAGCGCCTGGGGGTTGAACGCCTGGCTTGCGCGATTTGATACGCGGCTGACCCGCCTGCTGGTCGCGTTGATCTTCGGGGCGACGATCCTGATCTTGTGGGAAATGATCGTGCGCGCCTATGGCGTGCCATCGGTGATCCTGCCGGCGCCCAGCCAGATCTGGGCCAGTTTCATGGCGAATACCAGCATTCTCTGGGTCGATTTCGTGCAAACCATCCTCAAGGGCGCGCTGACGGGCTGGGTCATGGGCGCGCTGGCCGCCATTGCGACCGCCATCCTGATCGACCGCAGCCCATTTTTGCAACGCGGATTGCTGCCCATTGCCAATTTCGTAGCCGCCCTGCCGATCGTCGGCATCGCGCCCATTCTGGTGATGTGGTTCGGCTTTGACTGGCAATCCAAGGCCGCCGTCGTGGTCGTGATGGTGTTCTTTCCGATCCTTGTGAATATGGTCGCGGGGCTTGCGGCAACCGACGCCATGCAACGCGATCTGATGGCAACCTGGAGCGCAGGCTACTGGCAATCGCTATGGAAGATGCGCATGCCTGCCGCGATGCCTTTCCTTTTCAACGGTCTGAAAATCACCACCACATTGGCCCTGATCGGGGCCATCGTTGCCGAATTCTTCGGCAGCCCGACACGCGGCATGGGGTTTCGTATCTCGACAGCCGTGGGGCAACTGGACCTGCCCTTGGTCTGGGCCGAAATTCTAGTGGCCGCAATCGCCGGTTCGCTGTTTTATGGAATCGTGGCGCTGATCGAAAAGCGGGTAACCTTTTGGCACCCCTCGCAGCGCAAATAA
- a CDS encoding ABC transporter substrate-binding protein, whose amino-acid sequence MKKLMISAAGLALMAGTANAADELSLQLKWVTQAQFAGYYVAKDKGFYDEEDLDVTIKPGGPDIAPTQVLAGGGADVTVEWMPAALAAREKGLPLVNIAQPFKSSGMMLTCLKESNISDPKADFPGKTLGVWFFGNEYPFLSWMNHLEIPTEGGEDGVTVLKQGFNVDPLLQKQAACISTMTYNEYGQVLDAGIAEDDLVTFKYEDQGVATLEDGLYTLQENLDDPEMVDKLTRFVRASMKGWKYAEENSEEAAEIVLENDETGAQTIEHQTRMMTEVAKLTAGSNGALDEADYQRTVDTLLSGGSDPVISAEPEGAWTHVITDQALSE is encoded by the coding sequence ATGAAGAAACTGATGATCAGCGCCGCCGGACTTGCCTTGATGGCCGGCACCGCCAACGCGGCTGATGAGCTGTCTTTGCAACTGAAATGGGTCACCCAGGCCCAGTTCGCGGGCTATTACGTGGCCAAGGACAAGGGCTTTTACGACGAAGAAGACCTGGACGTCACCATCAAGCCGGGTGGTCCGGATATCGCGCCGACACAGGTGTTGGCAGGCGGCGGCGCCGATGTGACAGTCGAATGGATGCCCGCCGCGCTGGCGGCGCGTGAAAAAGGGCTGCCGCTGGTCAATATCGCGCAGCCGTTCAAATCATCGGGGATGATGCTGACCTGCCTCAAAGAGAGCAATATTTCCGACCCCAAGGCCGATTTTCCGGGCAAGACCCTGGGTGTGTGGTTCTTTGGCAATGAATACCCGTTCCTGAGCTGGATGAACCATCTGGAGATCCCGACGGAAGGTGGCGAGGACGGGGTTACGGTGCTCAAACAGGGCTTCAACGTCGATCCGCTGCTGCAAAAGCAGGCCGCCTGCATCAGCACCATGACCTATAACGAATACGGTCAGGTTCTGGATGCCGGCATTGCCGAGGACGATCTGGTGACCTTCAAATACGAAGACCAGGGCGTCGCGACGCTGGAAGACGGGCTTTATACGCTGCAGGAAAACCTCGACGATCCGGAAATGGTCGACAAGCTGACGCGCTTTGTCCGGGCCAGCATGAAGGGTTGGAAATATGCCGAAGAAAACTCCGAGGAAGCCGCTGAGATCGTGCTGGAAAATGACGAAACAGGCGCGCAGACCATCGAACATCAGACTCGCATGATGACCGAGGTCGCCAAGCTGACCGCAGGCTCTAACGGCGCGCTGGACGAGGCCGATTATCAACGCACAGTCGACACACTGCTGTCGGGCGGATCGGATCCTGTCATTTCTGCCGAACCCGAGGGTGCCTGGACCCATGTGATCACAGATCAGGCATTGAGCGAGTAA
- a CDS encoding Rid family hydrolase, giving the protein MKKKRAIIPKAARDAMSASRMSPGTLAEGFLFLTGMTGSRPDGEMPMDPEEQFRGAFDKIGEVLAEAGPGFDAVVEMTNYNAGLRWHLPCLITRGWTSWRRPTPRGLRSRWRGFGASGRLSRSG; this is encoded by the coding sequence ATGAAGAAGAAACGGGCGATCATTCCCAAGGCGGCGCGGGACGCGATGTCCGCGTCGCGGATGTCGCCGGGCACATTGGCGGAGGGGTTCCTGTTTCTGACCGGAATGACGGGTAGCAGGCCGGACGGCGAGATGCCGATGGACCCCGAAGAGCAGTTTCGCGGCGCTTTCGATAAAATCGGCGAGGTATTGGCCGAAGCTGGACCGGGGTTCGACGCGGTGGTCGAGATGACAAACTATAACGCAGGGCTACGTTGGCATTTGCCCTGTTTGATCACGAGAGGCTGGACTAGCTGGCGCCGCCCTACCCCGCGTGGCCTGCGGTCGAGGTGGCGGGGTTTCGGCGCGAGTGGGCGATTGTCGAGATCCGGGTGA